The Andreesenia angusta genome contains the following window.
AGCTCCCATATATCGAAATATTAGGTTCTAAATATCTCTATTATATACTATATTTAGGCAAACGGCACCACAATCTCAGATTATGGTGTTTGTGTTTTATATATTTTTCTTTGGATATATATTACACTAGAATCAGATTTATATGTTTAATATTAAATATTGTAAGGGGTGTTATATGTGAACTATTTCTTTGTATTTCAAAACAAGACTTTTAAAGAAGAACATCTTGGTGGGTTTCTATGGGCTCCTAAAGCTGATAAAAATGGTCATACAAAATCTCACTGGACTATGATGACAAATGTAAAAAAGGGAGATGTGATTATACATAGTGTACATAAAGCCATAGTTGCAATAAGCTTCGCTATATCAGATTGCTATTCAAGCTCAAGGCCTGATACTAACTTTAATGACTGGGAAGAAGACGGATGGAGAGTAGACACTGAATATCGTACTTTTCAAAAAAGCATTCTTACATCTGACTACATAGACGAATTAAGAAAGCTACAGCCAGAGAAATACGCTCCATTTAACTCAAGAGGTAGGGGTAACACAGGTTATCTATTTGCCGCCAATGCAGAGATGTTTAGGCTTATTATTGAAGAGACTGCTAAAGTCCAGAGCTCATATAGCTATAGTAATCAGGTTCTGGAGTTACTAAAAACATCTTCCGATAAAGTACTCGAGGAGCTATCAGAGTACAGCCCAGGACTGATTGTTGAGTCTATAAAAAGCGCAGATTTGAAAAACGAATCAAACTATTTTAAACATAAGGGAACGCCCAAAGAGAAGCAGAGTCCAATATACTCTAATGGACAAAAGTCTTATCCGAGAGATCGTCAGACAGCACTAAATGCTCTAGCACATGCACACTATTTATGTGAAGTAGATAAAAGCCATCCAACGTTTATAAGGAAAAACTCTGATAAAAGCTACACTGAACCTCATCACTTAGTTCCTATGGCATACTCTGATAATTTTAATGTCTCACTAGACGTTGAAGAGAATATAGTCTCCTTATGCAGTAATTGTCACAATCAAGTACACTATGGTGAAGGGGCTGAAGGTATTTTAAGAAAGCTATATTCTGAGAGAAAAGAAGTCTTAGAGCGGGTGG
Protein-coding sequences here:
- a CDS encoding HNH endonuclease is translated as MNYFFVFQNKTFKEEHLGGFLWAPKADKNGHTKSHWTMMTNVKKGDVIIHSVHKAIVAISFAISDCYSSSRPDTNFNDWEEDGWRVDTEYRTFQKSILTSDYIDELRKLQPEKYAPFNSRGRGNTGYLFAANAEMFRLIIEETAKVQSSYSYSNQVLELLKTSSDKVLEELSEYSPGLIVESIKSADLKNESNYFKHKGTPKEKQSPIYSNGQKSYPRDRQTALNALAHAHYLCEVDKSHPTFIRKNSDKSYTEPHHLVPMAYSDNFNVSLDVEENIVSLCSNCHNQVHYGEGAEGILRKLYSERKEVLERVGIEVTLKELLQMYSYGLGFFEL